Proteins encoded within one genomic window of Anaerolineae bacterium:
- a CDS encoding ABC-2 family transporter protein: MNHRGGWALIKSTWLSWLQHRSFFFVLAFGWMIPPLIYLFVWSTAAGGQTIGGLTRGEFVAYYLALILVNQLTYAQTNWTVGDLIRVGSINTLLLRPLSPIYHTLSAEAAGKVVYMIFVLPVAALLALLLRPELELTWPNALAFIPALALAWALRFLWGYWLALLAFWAARADGLLALQDSLVFLLGGQVAPILLLPGLMQAAAVILPFRYMVGFPVEVLTGQLQGANLWLGFAWQTGWLLAALILFAVLWRLGLKHYKAVGG; this comes from the coding sequence ATGAACCATCGCGGCGGTTGGGCTTTGATTAAAAGCACCTGGTTATCGTGGCTGCAACATCGCAGTTTCTTTTTTGTGCTGGCCTTTGGCTGGATGATCCCCCCCTTGATTTACCTCTTTGTTTGGTCTACCGCGGCCGGCGGGCAGACCATCGGCGGGCTGACCCGGGGCGAGTTTGTGGCCTATTACCTGGCCCTGATCCTGGTCAATCAACTGACTTACGCCCAAACCAACTGGACCGTGGGCGATCTGATTCGGGTGGGCAGTATCAACACCCTGCTGCTGCGGCCCCTATCGCCCATCTACCACACCCTTTCGGCGGAGGCGGCGGGCAAGGTGGTTTACATGATCTTTGTGCTGCCGGTGGCGGCGCTGTTGGCCCTGCTTTTGCGCCCGGAGCTGGAACTGACCTGGCCCAATGCGCTGGCCTTTATTCCGGCCCTGGCGCTGGCCTGGGCGCTGCGTTTTTTGTGGGGCTATTGGCTGGCCCTGTTGGCCTTTTGGGCCGCCCGCGCCGACGGTCTGTTGGCCCTGCAAGATTCTTTAGTCTTTTTGTTGGGCGGCCAGGTCGCGCCTATCCTACTTTTGCCCGGCCTCATGCAGGCCGCGGCAGTGATCTTGCCGTTCCGTTACATGGTCGGCTTTCCGGTAGAAGTGCTCACCGGCCAGCTTCAAGGCGCGAACTTATGGCTAGGCTTTGCCTGGCAAACCGGCTGGCTGCTGGCCGCGCTGATTTTGTTTGCTGTTTTATGGCGGCTGGGCCTAAAACATTACAAAGCGGTGGGAGGTTGA